The genomic stretch CGGCCCGCGCCGCCGGCAAGCAGGTGGTGCTCGGGGGCATCCAGCCGCGTCACCCCAAGTGGCTCAAGCGTCTGTGCAATAAGGGCGTGCTCTCGGCCTTCGATGCCCTCGGGCTCTATGCCTTTCCGGGCAGCAACAACCCGGCCTGGCGCGGCTGGCCGACAGAGATCGCCCAGGTGCGCCAGACCCTGACCTCCCAGGGTGTCAACATGCCGCTGTGGATCACCGAGTCGGGCTTTGCCACGGGCCAGTTCCAGGAGCGGGGCCAGTGGAACGAGTTCCTGGCGGTGCTCGATGCGCCGGTGGAGCGGGTGTACTGGTATGGTCTGCGGGATCACGAAAAGTCCGATTGCGCCTGGGGTGAGCCCGACCCGGACAAGCGCTTCTGCTTTGGCCTGCGCCAGACCGATGGCACGCCCAAGCTGCTCTATCGCGTCTGGGCGGAACAGGGTCTTGAAGGCGTGAAGCGCCGTGCCTGGATCGCCAATCCCGGTCGACCGGTGCAGTTCAAGGAGCGCCCGGTATTGATCACCGGCGGGGCTGGTTTCATCGCCACCAACCTCGCCCACCGCCTGCTCGGCATGGGCCGCTCGGTCATCATTCTCGACAACCTCTCGCGCGCCGGCGTGGAGCGCAATCTCGACTGGCTGCGCCAGACCCACGGCGATCGCGCCCATTTCGAGTTTGCCGACATCCGCGATACCGCGGCCCTGAACCTTGCCGTCTCACGCGCCAGCCAGGTCTTTCATCTGGCCGCCCAGGTGGCGGTGACCACCAGCCTCACCCAGCCGGTGCATGATTTCGAGGTCAATGCGCGCGGCACCCTGAAGCTGCTGGAGGCCATCCGCCGCCAGGATAATCCGCCGCCCCTGCTGTTCACCTCCACCAACAAGGTCTATGGCGCACTGGAGCATGTAGGTCTTGGGCTCTTCGGCCGGCGCTATGAGCCGGAGAACCCCGAACTGCGCGCCAATGGCGTCAGCGAGGACGCGCGGCTGGATTTCCATAGCCCCTATGGCTGCTCCAAGGGCGCGGCCGACCAGTACGTGCTCGATTATGCCCGCGCCTATGATCTGCGTGCCGTGGTGTTTCGCATGAGCTGCATCTATGGCCCGCACCAGTTCGGCACCGAGGACCAGGGCTGGGTGGCGCATTTTCTGATCCGCGCCCTGGAAAATCAGGGCATCACCCTCTTCGGTGATGGCATGCAGGTGCGCGACATTCTCTATGTCGAAGATCTAATGGACGCCATGCTCGCCAGCATGGAACGCATCGACCAGATCAGCGGCCGGGCCTTCAATGTCGGCGGCGGCGCTGCCAACAGCACCAGTCTGCTCGAATTGATGGACGTGATCGCGCGACTGCATGGGCGCATGCCGGATTACCGCTTCGGTGCCTGGCGCCTGGGCGACCAGCGCTACTATGTCTCGGATACCCGCAAGCTGCAGCAGGCCACCGGCTGGCGTCCACGGGTCGGGGTCGAGGAGGGCGTGGGCTATCTCTATGACTGGCTCTCGCAGACGCGTGGCCGCAAGGCCGCGCCACGCCTGACCGCGGAGGTGTTGCCATGAAGTATGCCCTGGTCAACCCGCACTGGACCTTCGATGGTTCCATCTATTTCGGCTGTCCGGAACCGCATCTGCCGCTGGAATACGGCTACGCGAAACAATTGCTGGAAGACGAGGGCCACGAAGTCCTGCTGGTCGATGGCCTGCTGGAGCACCTGAGCCGCGAAGAGGTCCGCTCGCGCGTGGCTGACTTCGCGCCGGACTTCACGGTGATCACCACCGCCCCGAGCTATCTCTTCTGGCGCTGCGCCCAGCCGGAGCTGCGCGTGCCGCAGGAAACCGCTGCGGACCTGCGCGACATCGGCGGCACCCTGATCGGCGTTGGCCCGCATGGCTCCAGCACGCCGGTCATCACCCTGAAAAAGCTTGGCGTGGACCTGCTGGTCATGGGCGAGTGCGAAGAGGTCCTGCCGCAACTGGCCCAGCGCGAGGCCTGGTCCTTCGTGCCGGGCATCGTCTATTACGGCCAGGACCGTAACATCAAGGTGCAGGGTGGCCCCCAGGCCGCCGACATGGATCGCCTGCCGGCCCTGCGCTGGCCCGAGAGCCTGGTGCGCCGTCACGATCACCACCATCACCGCTTCGACAATCATCCCCAGGCGCCCGGCGCCGAGATGGAGACCTCGCGCGGCTGCCCCTATCACTGTTCCTTCTGCGCCAAGGACAATTTCCGCGATGGCTATCGCCGCCGGCCGCTGACCACCGTGCTGGAAGAACTCGATGGCCTGATCGCACAGGGCGTGGAATACATCTATTTCATCGACGAGATCTTCCTGCCCAAGCGCGAACTGCTGGAGGCCCTGGTTACGCGCCCGGTGAAGTTCGGTATCCAGACGCGCATCGATCTGTGGAAGCCGGACATGATCGATCTCCTGGGCCAGGCCGGTTGCGTATCCATCGAGGCCGGCGTGGAAAGCATCAGCGAGGAAGGCCGGGCCCTGCTCGACAAGAACTGCAAACTCTCCACCGAAGCCCTGGCCGAGCGGCTGGTCCATGCCAAGAAAACCGTGCCCTTCGTGCAGGCCACCTTGATGGAGTCGCGCGCGGATGATCCGGATGCCGTGGAAGCCTGGCGCAGCTATCTCATGGAAAAGGGCGTCTGGGCCAACAAGCCGGTGCCGCTGTTCGCCTATCCGGGCTCGCCGGACTACCGCAAGCGCTGGGGCATGCCCGACGATCAGGCCTGGGAGCGGGCGCATGCCGCCTATCTCGAACAGTTCGATGAATTCAGCGACATCCAGAGCGAGCGGCCCCTGCTGCTGTCAGCGCTGGAACGCGCCGTGCCGATTTCCCGCATTCCGGAGGACCAGCGATGATTGCCACACCAGCCACGCAGGACAAACAGACAGTGCGCCGGGTGCTGATGAGCGCCGACTGCGTCGGTGGCGTCTGGACCTATGCCATGGAACTCGCTCGCGCACTCGCCGCCCGCGAAGTAGAAGTCGCACTGGCGGTGCTTGGCGGTCCCATGAAGGCCGCCCAGCGGGCCCAGGCCCTCGACATTCCGGGGCTCAGCCTGCATGAGAGCGACCACCGGCTCGAATGGATGGAGGACCCCTGGCAGGATCTCGCCCGCGCCGGTAACTGGCTGCTGGATCTGGAGGCCGAGCTCCGGCCGGACATCGTGCATCTGAATCACTTTGCCCACGGGGATCTGCCCTGGCATGCGCCCAAGCTGGTGGTTGGCCACTCCTGCGTCTACTCCTGGTGGATGGGTGTGCATGGCGATCTGCCGCCCGATACTTGGGCGCGCTACCGGGAGGTGGTGCGCGCAGGATTGCAGGCGGCTGACCTTGTCGTGGCCCCGAGCCGGACCATGCTGACTGCTCTGCGGGCCTTCTACGGGCCCTTGCCGGA from Thermithiobacillus plumbiphilus encodes the following:
- a CDS encoding NAD-dependent epimerase/dehydratase family protein; the encoded protein is MKPASLGFVEWFRPGEQDRVEQVLTDLRELRVTDLRVGVSWEDWFSAEGEGWYDWLMPRLAREVRVLPCFLDALPFLNALSRLTTPPHDPEAYADWIKLFVARHGKHFDWLELWLDPFLRDPDCVLEPGEDDCFSGMLVRAAESARAAGKQVVLGGIQPRHPKWLKRLCNKGVLSAFDALGLYAFPGSNNPAWRGWPTEIAQVRQTLTSQGVNMPLWITESGFATGQFQERGQWNEFLAVLDAPVERVYWYGLRDHEKSDCAWGEPDPDKRFCFGLRQTDGTPKLLYRVWAEQGLEGVKRRAWIANPGRPVQFKERPVLITGGAGFIATNLAHRLLGMGRSVIILDNLSRAGVERNLDWLRQTHGDRAHFEFADIRDTAALNLAVSRASQVFHLAAQVAVTTSLTQPVHDFEVNARGTLKLLEAIRRQDNPPPLLFTSTNKVYGALEHVGLGLFGRRYEPENPELRANGVSEDARLDFHSPYGCSKGAADQYVLDYARAYDLRAVVFRMSCIYGPHQFGTEDQGWVAHFLIRALENQGITLFGDGMQVRDILYVEDLMDAMLASMERIDQISGRAFNVGGGAANSTSLLELMDVIARLHGRMPDYRFGAWRLGDQRYYVSDTRKLQQATGWRPRVGVEEGVGYLYDWLSQTRGRKAAPRLTAEVLP
- a CDS encoding TIGR04295 family B12-binding domain-containing radical SAM protein produces the protein MKYALVNPHWTFDGSIYFGCPEPHLPLEYGYAKQLLEDEGHEVLLVDGLLEHLSREEVRSRVADFAPDFTVITTAPSYLFWRCAQPELRVPQETAADLRDIGGTLIGVGPHGSSTPVITLKKLGVDLLVMGECEEVLPQLAQREAWSFVPGIVYYGQDRNIKVQGGPQAADMDRLPALRWPESLVRRHDHHHHRFDNHPQAPGAEMETSRGCPYHCSFCAKDNFRDGYRRRPLTTVLEELDGLIAQGVEYIYFIDEIFLPKRELLEALVTRPVKFGIQTRIDLWKPDMIDLLGQAGCVSIEAGVESISEEGRALLDKNCKLSTEALAERLVHAKKTVPFVQATLMESRADDPDAVEAWRSYLMEKGVWANKPVPLFAYPGSPDYRKRWGMPDDQAWERAHAAYLEQFDEFSDIQSERPLLLSALERAVPISRIPEDQR